In a genomic window of uncultured Flavobacterium sp.:
- a CDS encoding TonB-dependent receptor, with the protein MKSKLLLTVLLLFTSFAFSQSFDVSGIVLDGTGLSLPGVNVKVKTSSQSTTTDFDGSFKLLGVPKGTTIVFSYIGFRTQEVVVTAPKITVKLSDDTRSLEEVVVIGYGSQKKREVTGAVSVVDSKTLDILKPIKVEQALQGTVSGVNVTTQSGAPGAKLDIRIRGIATNGENGPQAIIDGYVGDLSLLNPNDIETITVLKDAQAAIYGTIAANGIILITTKMGKKNSKTKVSFNSYTGFQEASRKLPMLNATEYALLLNESYANGGKALPYPNASGLGSGTDWQKQVLGKSVPILNSDITISGGSDKITYSISGSHLDQEGIVGSDKSGFLRNTARLALGADLSDKFKVKTNVIYTYFDRKTINENGLGSVLFNALNVPATLSPYAANGDFALVPNTTGLGNEIINPLAQIANTYNDYNYKKLNGNVGFDYKIFKGFTLSSSIGFNTSNSEGKTFGKKISYGGKVFDVQRSFVTQTATNDNDYSFDLYATYVTKIGENHNITATLGNTIYKQWGNSANGTGFDVPNNSWDYADLSLTKGVPSALNTGGYVYDQRRLSYFGRAQYDYKGKYLLSAMIRRDASTKFGPDNKVGYFPSFTGGWVISDEGFFGESKTFNFLKLRASYGTLGNDQIPNNGFLSLLNGEATYVFDGNLVSGVATGQIPNPKLKWEQAKKFDVGLDLRLLSDKVSIVADYFIDTRKDLLIPDIPVSGITGVGAPGASAPTLNAGTVRNSGVEFAIDYKEKFGDNFSLSVGYNVTFIKNEVLEVNNGTGIIELGSFGVGQLPASRMQAGNPIGYFYGYKTDGIFQNQAEVDAHPSQLALGANASPGDIRFVDVNGDGVIDTKDKTNIGDPIPDATMGFNIQMSYKSLDFALYSFASIGNDMVRNYERVLSDANRLDYVLDRWTGPGTSNSVPRVTTGATANNVLSDYFVEDASYLRIQNIQLGYTLDPKVTQKAGITKLRLYTGVNNLYTFTKYKGFDPGASFGPTNKDGVSQSPIGAGIDYGFYPVPRTYLLGLNINF; encoded by the coding sequence ATGAAATCTAAATTATTACTAACCGTACTATTACTGTTTACATCGTTTGCGTTTTCGCAGTCTTTTGATGTAAGCGGTATAGTACTAGATGGCACAGGTTTATCATTGCCTGGCGTGAATGTAAAAGTTAAAACTTCGTCACAAAGTACAACCACAGACTTTGACGGATCTTTTAAATTATTAGGAGTTCCAAAAGGAACGACAATTGTTTTCAGTTATATAGGTTTTCGAACACAAGAAGTTGTGGTTACGGCGCCTAAGATTACGGTAAAATTAAGCGATGATACCAGATCGCTTGAAGAAGTTGTTGTAATTGGTTACGGATCTCAAAAGAAAAGAGAAGTAACCGGAGCTGTTTCTGTAGTAGACAGCAAAACGCTTGATATTTTAAAACCAATAAAGGTTGAACAAGCACTGCAAGGAACTGTTTCCGGAGTAAATGTTACTACACAATCTGGTGCGCCGGGAGCAAAATTAGATATCCGTATTCGTGGTATTGCCACTAATGGTGAAAACGGACCTCAGGCAATTATTGATGGTTATGTTGGAGATTTGAGTTTGCTTAATCCAAATGATATCGAAACAATTACTGTTTTAAAAGATGCTCAGGCAGCTATTTACGGTACAATTGCAGCAAACGGAATCATCTTGATTACCACTAAAATGGGTAAAAAGAATTCAAAAACTAAAGTCTCTTTTAATAGTTATACCGGATTTCAGGAAGCATCCAGAAAATTACCAATGTTAAATGCTACTGAATACGCTTTATTATTGAATGAAAGTTATGCTAATGGCGGAAAAGCGCTTCCTTATCCAAATGCAAGCGGTTTAGGAAGTGGAACAGATTGGCAAAAACAAGTTCTGGGTAAAAGCGTTCCTATATTAAATAGTGATATCACAATCTCTGGAGGTTCTGATAAAATTACGTATTCTATTAGTGGTTCTCACTTGGATCAGGAAGGAATTGTAGGTTCGGACAAATCAGGATTTTTAAGAAATACGGCAAGATTAGCTTTAGGAGCTGATTTGAGTGATAAATTCAAAGTAAAAACAAACGTAATCTATACCTATTTCGATAGAAAAACCATTAACGAAAACGGATTAGGTTCTGTATTGTTTAATGCGTTGAACGTTCCGGCAACTTTATCTCCATATGCTGCAAACGGTGATTTTGCTTTAGTGCCAAACACAACTGGTTTAGGTAACGAAATTATAAATCCGTTGGCGCAAATTGCGAATACATACAATGATTATAATTATAAAAAACTGAACGGAAACGTTGGTTTCGATTATAAAATCTTCAAAGGATTTACACTTTCAAGTTCTATAGGATTTAATACTTCAAATAGTGAGGGAAAAACTTTTGGAAAGAAAATAAGTTATGGCGGAAAAGTTTTTGATGTTCAAAGAAGTTTTGTAACTCAAACTGCTACAAACGATAATGATTACTCGTTTGACCTTTATGCAACGTATGTTACAAAAATAGGAGAGAACCATAATATCACGGCAACATTAGGAAATACCATTTATAAACAATGGGGAAATTCTGCCAATGGAACTGGTTTTGATGTTCCTAATAATTCATGGGATTATGCTGATCTTTCTTTGACAAAAGGAGTTCCATCAGCTTTGAATACCGGGGGTTATGTTTATGATCAAAGAAGGCTTTCTTATTTTGGAAGAGCACAATACGATTATAAAGGAAAATACCTGTTGTCTGCAATGATCAGACGTGACGCATCAACGAAATTTGGTCCGGATAATAAAGTTGGATATTTTCCATCATTTACCGGAGGTTGGGTAATTTCTGACGAAGGTTTCTTTGGAGAATCAAAAACATTTAATTTCTTAAAATTAAGAGCCAGTTATGGTACATTAGGAAATGATCAAATCCCGAATAATGGTTTCTTAAGTCTTTTAAACGGAGAAGCTACTTATGTGTTTGATGGCAATTTAGTAAGCGGAGTTGCAACTGGACAAATTCCTAATCCAAAGTTGAAATGGGAACAAGCAAAGAAGTTTGACGTTGGTTTAGACCTTAGATTATTAAGCGATAAAGTTTCTATCGTAGCAGATTATTTTATTGATACCAGAAAAGATTTATTGATACCGGATATTCCAGTTTCGGGAATTACAGGAGTTGGTGCTCCGGGCGCAAGTGCTCCAACTTTGAATGCTGGTACAGTTAGAAATTCAGGAGTTGAATTTGCAATAGATTACAAAGAGAAATTTGGAGATAATTTTAGCTTGAGCGTAGGTTATAATGTAACTTTTATCAAGAATGAAGTATTGGAAGTAAATAACGGAACCGGAATTATCGAGCTAGGTAGTTTTGGCGTAGGGCAATTACCGGCATCACGCATGCAAGCCGGAAATCCAATTGGATATTTCTACGGTTATAAAACGGATGGAATATTTCAAAATCAGGCCGAAGTTGATGCGCATCCATCGCAATTGGCTTTAGGAGCAAATGCTTCGCCGGGAGATATTCGTTTTGTCGATGTAAATGGTGATGGCGTAATTGATACTAAGGATAAAACCAATATTGGAGATCCAATTCCTGATGCTACAATGGGTTTCAATATACAAATGAGTTATAAAAGCCTTGATTTTGCACTTTACAGCTTTGCTTCAATAGGCAATGATATGGTTCGTAACTACGAGCGTGTACTTTCTGATGCTAATAGATTAGATTATGTTTTGGACAGATGGACAGGTCCGGGAACAAGCAATTCTGTGCCTAGAGTAACTACAGGAGCAACAGCAAACAATGTGCTTTCGGATTATTTTGTTGAAGACGCTTCTTATTTGAGAATTCAAAACATCCAATTAGGATATACACTTGATCCAAAAGTAACTCAAAAAGCAGGAATCACTAAACTAAGACTTTATACAGGAGTAAATAATCTATACACTTTTACGAAGTATAAAGGTTTTGATCCAGGCGCTTCATTTGGACCAACAAATAAAGATGGAGTTTCTCAATCACCAATTGGTGCCGGAATTGATTACGGGTTTTACCCAGTTCCAAGAACCTATTTATTGGGTTTAAACATTAATTTTTAA
- the uvrA gene encoding excinuclease ABC subunit UvrA encodes MQIDLSTLDPKHNIIIKGAQVHNLKNVDVVIPRNKLVVITGLSGSGKSSLAFDTLYAEGQRRYVESLSSYARQFLGRLDKPKVEYIKGIAPAIAIEQKVNTTNARSTVGTSTEIYDYIKLLFARIGRTYSPISGLEVKKNTVTDVVSDVKNLELDSKWLLLAPIHLEEGRQLEDKLKVLLQQGFSRVLVDNETMRLDEFTPTELHKLDNKDILLIIDRIVVKDEEEFYNRLADAVQTAFFEGKGICYLQELNSDKRFTYSNNFELDGITFLEPNVHLFSFNNPYGACPVCEGYGNIIGIDTDLVVPNTSLSVFESAIYPWRGDSMSWYKDELIKHAYKFDFPIHKPYFELSDEQKDLIWKGNQYFQGLNDFFKELEEKNYKIQNRVMLSRYRGKTKCHACRGKRLREEASYVKINGKTVSDLVDLPIKHLVTFFKNIDLNVYEQQIAKRLMVEINNRLSFLTEVGLDYLTLNRNSATLSGGESQRINLATSLGSSLVGSMYILDEPSIGLHPKDSERLIKVLLSLRDLGNTVIVVEHDEDIMKAADMIIDIGPEAGTFGGHLVAQGTYEEILKSDSLTAKYLNGDLEISVPKKRRKFKNYIDIVGARENNLKNINVTFPLDVLTVITGVSGSGKSTLIKKILFPAMQKKLENAGEKAGQFSEIKGSFSQIKHIEYVDQNPIGRSSRSNPVTYIKAYDDIRDLYAKEKLSKIRGYQAKHFSFNVDGGRCETCKGEGSINVEMVFMADVSLPCETCGGKRFKKEVLEITFDNQNINDILTMTIDDAIAFFEKNKQTKITQKLQPLQDVGLGYVQLGQSSSTLSGGEAQRIKLASFLVKGATKDKALFVFDEPTTGLHFHDIKKLLASFDALIDKGHSIIVIEHNLDLIKCADWIIDLGPEGGENGGHLLAVGTPEEVAKEKKSVTGIYLKDKL; translated from the coding sequence ATGCAAATCGATCTTTCGACACTCGACCCAAAACATAATATTATAATTAAAGGAGCACAAGTACATAATTTAAAAAATGTAGATGTGGTGATTCCCAGAAACAAACTTGTTGTAATTACAGGACTTTCAGGATCAGGAAAATCAAGTTTAGCATTTGACACTTTATATGCCGAAGGACAACGTCGTTATGTAGAAAGTTTGTCATCGTATGCGCGTCAGTTTTTGGGGCGTTTAGACAAACCAAAAGTGGAATATATAAAAGGTATTGCGCCTGCAATTGCGATTGAGCAAAAGGTAAATACAACAAATGCACGTTCGACAGTTGGAACTTCTACTGAAATCTACGATTATATAAAACTTTTATTCGCTAGAATTGGACGAACTTATTCGCCGATTTCAGGTTTGGAGGTTAAAAAAAATACCGTTACAGATGTTGTTTCTGATGTAAAAAATCTTGAATTAGACAGTAAATGGCTTTTGCTTGCTCCTATTCATCTTGAAGAAGGACGACAACTTGAAGACAAACTAAAAGTGCTTTTGCAACAAGGTTTTTCTCGTGTTCTTGTCGATAACGAAACAATGCGTCTTGATGAATTTACGCCTACAGAACTTCATAAATTAGACAATAAAGATATTCTACTGATCATTGACAGAATCGTTGTCAAAGACGAAGAAGAATTCTATAATCGTCTTGCTGATGCTGTACAAACTGCTTTCTTTGAAGGAAAAGGAATCTGCTATTTACAGGAATTAAATTCTGATAAAAGGTTTACTTATTCGAATAATTTTGAGCTTGACGGAATTACATTTTTAGAGCCAAACGTACATTTATTCAGCTTTAATAATCCTTACGGAGCTTGTCCGGTTTGTGAAGGTTACGGAAACATTATTGGTATTGATACAGATTTAGTGGTTCCAAATACTTCTTTATCTGTTTTTGAAAGCGCAATTTATCCTTGGCGTGGCGATAGTATGAGTTGGTACAAAGACGAATTGATAAAACATGCTTATAAGTTTGATTTCCCTATACACAAACCTTATTTTGAACTTTCAGACGAACAAAAAGATTTGATCTGGAAAGGAAATCAATATTTTCAAGGTCTAAATGATTTCTTTAAAGAACTGGAAGAAAAAAATTATAAGATTCAAAACCGCGTAATGTTATCTCGTTACCGCGGAAAAACAAAATGTCACGCTTGTCGCGGAAAACGTCTACGTGAAGAAGCATCTTACGTGAAAATTAACGGTAAAACAGTTTCAGATTTAGTTGATTTACCAATTAAACATCTGGTTACTTTTTTCAAAAATATCGATTTGAATGTTTACGAACAGCAAATCGCAAAACGTTTAATGGTCGAAATCAACAATCGTTTGTCATTTTTGACAGAAGTTGGTTTGGATTATCTTACTTTAAATAGAAATTCGGCAACACTTTCTGGAGGAGAATCGCAACGTATTAATCTTGCAACTTCATTGGGAAGTAGTTTGGTTGGTTCGATGTATATCCTCGATGAACCAAGTATTGGTTTGCACCCAAAAGATTCTGAACGTTTGATTAAGGTTTTACTTTCGCTTCGTGATCTGGGTAATACTGTAATTGTAGTTGAGCACGATGAAGATATCATGAAAGCTGCCGATATGATTATTGATATTGGTCCTGAAGCCGGAACTTTTGGTGGTCATTTAGTTGCTCAGGGAACTTATGAGGAAATCTTAAAATCTGATTCGCTTACGGCAAAATACTTAAATGGTGATTTAGAAATTTCTGTACCAAAGAAAAGACGAAAATTCAAAAATTATATTGACATTGTTGGCGCCAGAGAAAACAACTTAAAAAATATAAATGTTACATTTCCTCTTGATGTTTTAACTGTAATTACGGGAGTTTCAGGAAGTGGAAAAAGTACATTGATTAAGAAAATTTTATTTCCTGCAATGCAGAAAAAACTCGAAAATGCCGGCGAAAAAGCAGGTCAGTTTAGTGAAATAAAAGGCTCTTTTTCGCAAATCAAACATATCGAATATGTTGATCAAAACCCAATTGGTAGAAGTTCTAGATCAAATCCTGTAACGTATATCAAAGCTTATGATGACATTCGTGATTTGTATGCCAAAGAAAAACTATCTAAAATAAGAGGTTATCAGGCGAAACATTTTTCTTTTAATGTTGATGGCGGACGTTGCGAAACTTGTAAAGGTGAAGGTTCTATTAATGTCGAAATGGTTTTCATGGCTGACGTTTCTTTGCCTTGTGAAACTTGCGGTGGAAAACGATTTAAGAAAGAAGTTCTGGAAATTACTTTCGACAATCAAAACATCAACGATATTCTGACAATGACAATTGATGATGCGATTGCTTTTTTCGAAAAAAATAAACAAACTAAAATTACTCAAAAATTACAACCTCTTCAGGATGTAGGTTTAGGTTATGTACAATTAGGACAATCTTCATCGACGCTTTCCGGTGGTGAAGCGCAACGTATTAAACTTGCTTCGTTTTTGGTAAAAGGCGCAACAAAAGACAAAGCTTTATTTGTTTTTGATGAACCTACAACTGGATTGCATTTTCATGATATCAAAAAATTATTAGCTTCATTTGATGCTTTAATCGATAAAGGACATTCAATAATTGTAATCGAACACAATCTTGACTTAATAAAATGTGCCGACTGGATTATTGATTTAGGTCCTGAAGGTGGAGAAAATGGTGGACATTTACTAGCAGTTGGAACTCCTGAAGAAGTTGCAAAAGAAAAGAAATCTGTTACCGGAATTTATTTGAAAGATAAACTTTAG
- a CDS encoding RagB/SusD family nutrient uptake outer membrane protein encodes MKKYLITSIITLTLFSTISISCSDEFVSPKPKYSIDSENYFNSKEDYNDALVAAYDLLQSTYANALLGEIASDNTLAGGESPTDVIGWQQVDDMIHTPVNSNLRDIWNWMFAGVQRANYILEFKDKTDFEGKTQLLAETRFLRAYYQFELVKWFGGIPMKGDARFKVGDEKTVPRSSVAEVYASIEADLIYATANLSPLASQKGRVTKGAAEALLGKVYLYQSKFAQAATSLNNVITSGKYGLVADYDAIFEMAGENGSESVFEVQYTDVEGAGFTCLQCSEGNVAVGFSGVRNYSGPLFSSGFSFNVPTAEAANSFEAGDKRRNTAILDIAAWAEANKSYDNGKGVTFGKGNEDTGYFNRKYLPRKRSDNAQGDLNLTNPNNYRAIRYADVLLMAAEAYNRGGIDDAKARTYLNQVRRRAFGDNNHDISVSGAALTDFIWAERRSELFGEGQRFFDLVRTGKAVGKIPGFTANKNELFPLPIEEIQFANGNWKQNPGY; translated from the coding sequence ATGAAAAAGTATTTAATTACATCCATTATAACACTTACGCTATTCTCGACAATAAGTATTTCTTGTTCAGATGAATTTGTAAGTCCAAAGCCTAAATATTCTATTGATTCTGAAAATTATTTCAATTCAAAAGAAGATTATAACGACGCCTTAGTTGCTGCTTACGATTTGCTGCAATCTACTTATGCAAATGCTTTATTAGGAGAAATTGCTTCTGATAATACATTGGCCGGAGGAGAAAGCCCAACAGACGTAATTGGCTGGCAACAAGTAGACGACATGATTCATACGCCGGTAAACAGCAATTTAAGAGATATCTGGAATTGGATGTTTGCAGGAGTTCAAAGAGCCAATTATATTCTTGAATTTAAAGATAAAACCGATTTTGAGGGAAAAACCCAGCTACTTGCAGAAACACGTTTTCTAAGAGCATATTACCAGTTTGAGTTAGTTAAATGGTTTGGGGGAATCCCGATGAAAGGAGATGCGAGATTTAAAGTTGGAGATGAAAAAACAGTACCACGCTCATCAGTTGCAGAAGTGTATGCTTCTATAGAAGCTGATTTGATTTATGCTACTGCTAATTTATCTCCACTTGCATCTCAAAAAGGACGTGTAACGAAAGGTGCAGCAGAAGCATTATTAGGTAAAGTTTATTTATACCAAAGTAAATTTGCTCAGGCAGCAACTTCTCTTAATAATGTAATCACTTCTGGAAAATACGGTTTAGTTGCAGATTATGATGCGATTTTTGAAATGGCGGGAGAAAACGGATCAGAATCTGTTTTTGAAGTACAATATACAGATGTTGAAGGAGCAGGTTTTACGTGTTTACAATGTAGTGAAGGAAACGTAGCCGTTGGTTTTAGCGGAGTAAGAAATTATTCAGGACCACTTTTTTCTTCAGGATTTAGTTTTAATGTTCCAACTGCAGAAGCTGCAAACTCTTTTGAAGCAGGGGACAAACGTAGAAATACTGCTATTCTTGATATCGCAGCTTGGGCTGAAGCCAATAAAAGTTACGACAATGGAAAAGGAGTTACGTTTGGAAAAGGAAACGAAGACACAGGTTATTTTAATAGAAAATATTTGCCAAGAAAAAGAAGCGATAATGCTCAGGGAGATTTGAATTTAACAAACCCAAATAACTACAGAGCAATTCGTTATGCAGATGTTTTATTAATGGCTGCAGAAGCTTATAACCGTGGCGGAATTGACGATGCAAAAGCAAGAACTTATTTAAATCAAGTTAGAAGACGTGCTTTTGGAGATAATAATCATGATATATCAGTTTCAGGAGCTGCGCTTACAGATTTTATCTGGGCAGAAAGAAGATCGGAGCTTTTTGGAGAAGGACAGCGTTTCTTTGATTTAGTAAGAACTGGAAAAGCAGTTGGAAAAATACCGGGTTTTACAGCAAATAAAAACGAGTTATTTCCGCTGCCAATTGAAGAAATTCAATTCGCAAATGGAAATTGGAAGCAAAACCCTGGATATTAA
- a CDS encoding triple tyrosine motif-containing protein: protein MSFFLFAQEFPPIVKYSSSVYGAGNQSWMISQDDQNYLYFANNDGLLEYNGTNWQLYPAPNETIIRSVKVIGNKIYTGCYMNFGYWTRQANGKLKYTSLSDTIKNKILDDEQFWNILKYDQWILFQSLNRIYIYDTKTGTFKIIAPKNGVVKSFAPKNAIYFQTIKEGLFEIESGKAKLVSDHPILKKFTIVNVFAMDDGLLIQTQLDGIYKLNGNTLTRFSTDVDAELKSSFVYSSQHLQDGSFALGTVSNGIFILSDTGKLKYHISQSKGLSNNTALSLFEDKDQNLWAGLDNGINCINIQSPVHSFTDDTGVLGTVYASATFNGLLYVGTNQGLFCKNIQSNSEFKFINGTKGQVWSLFVYDNTLFCGHDSGTFIITNDSARSIFSGSGTWKFEAVPNSKNQLLQGNYYGISVLEKVNNQWIFRNKVQGFDYSSRYFEVSNNLDVYVSHEYKGIFRLKLDKTLSKTHGFYTYKSPKKGKNASLTKFNNQIYYAYKGGIFKLNPATKLFEKDNLLSSIFEKDEYTSGKLIVDNSNKIWLFSKNYIHYFSASKLSNQLKQNVIPIPSSLTNSMLGFENITQISKSTYLIGTTDGYYTLNIDDLSFKNYTVFITDISINKQNETLKNVAIQSEGNFRSSENNITLNYTVPEYNKYINSEYQYLLEGFQNEWSEWSTKATVNFKNLSPGKYTFKVRAKYANTILENTATYTFVVLKPWYLTNLAWFIYFLLMFVLAYFVNKAYRNYYRKQEEKLIEENNLLLEIKELENEQQLMKLRNEQLSQDVDNKNRELAVSTMSLNSKNELLAFIKEDLKKTTQNDSNNIKSVISTINKNITEDDSWNVFKEAFDNADKDFLKRIKQLHPLLTPNDLRLCAYLRLNLSSKEIAPLFNISVRSVEIKRYRLRKKMDLQHEVGLVEYILAV, encoded by the coding sequence ATGAGTTTCTTTCTGTTTGCTCAGGAGTTTCCGCCAATTGTCAAATATTCATCGTCTGTTTATGGAGCCGGAAATCAAAGCTGGATGATTTCGCAGGACGATCAAAACTATTTGTATTTTGCTAATAATGATGGACTTCTGGAATATAACGGAACAAACTGGCAATTGTATCCTGCTCCAAATGAAACTATTATTCGATCTGTAAAAGTGATCGGAAATAAGATATATACGGGTTGCTACATGAATTTTGGCTATTGGACAAGACAAGCTAATGGCAAACTAAAATATACTTCGCTTAGCGATACTATCAAAAATAAAATATTAGACGACGAACAGTTTTGGAATATTTTGAAGTATGATCAATGGATTTTGTTTCAGTCTTTGAACCGAATCTATATATATGATACAAAAACAGGAACATTCAAGATTATTGCGCCAAAAAATGGTGTTGTAAAGTCGTTTGCGCCAAAAAATGCGATTTATTTTCAAACTATAAAAGAAGGACTTTTTGAAATTGAAAGCGGAAAAGCAAAGTTAGTTTCTGATCATCCTATTCTTAAAAAATTCACGATTGTGAATGTTTTTGCAATGGACGACGGTTTGTTGATTCAAACGCAATTGGATGGTATTTATAAATTGAACGGAAATACTCTGACGCGTTTTTCTACGGATGTTGATGCCGAATTAAAATCGAGTTTTGTTTATAGCAGCCAACATCTTCAAGACGGAAGTTTTGCATTGGGAACGGTTTCTAACGGGATTTTTATTTTATCGGATACCGGAAAACTCAAGTATCATATTTCGCAAAGCAAAGGTTTGAGCAATAATACGGCTTTATCACTTTTTGAAGATAAAGATCAAAATTTATGGGCTGGACTTGATAACGGAATTAATTGTATCAATATTCAGTCGCCTGTGCACAGTTTTACGGACGATACGGGAGTTCTGGGAACAGTTTACGCCTCGGCAACTTTTAATGGTTTGTTGTATGTGGGAACAAATCAGGGATTATTTTGCAAGAATATTCAAAGCAATTCTGAGTTTAAATTTATAAACGGTACAAAAGGTCAGGTTTGGTCGCTTTTTGTATATGATAATACGCTTTTTTGCGGTCATGATTCCGGTACTTTTATTATTACCAATGATTCGGCGAGAAGTATATTTTCGGGATCAGGAACCTGGAAATTTGAGGCTGTTCCAAATTCTAAAAATCAATTGCTTCAGGGAAATTATTACGGAATTTCGGTTTTGGAGAAAGTAAATAATCAATGGATTTTCAGAAATAAAGTTCAGGGTTTTGATTATTCGTCCCGATATTTTGAGGTTTCAAACAATCTTGATGTTTATGTAAGTCATGAATATAAAGGGATTTTTAGGCTTAAACTGGACAAAACGCTTTCAAAAACGCACGGATTTTATACTTATAAATCTCCTAAAAAGGGAAAAAATGCGAGTTTGACTAAATTCAATAATCAGATTTATTATGCTTATAAAGGCGGAATTTTTAAACTAAATCCTGCTACAAAACTTTTCGAAAAAGACAATTTACTGAGTTCTATTTTTGAAAAAGACGAATATACTTCGGGGAAATTAATTGTCGATAATTCGAATAAAATCTGGTTGTTTTCTAAAAATTACATTCATTATTTCTCGGCAAGCAAACTAAGCAATCAATTAAAACAGAATGTGATTCCGATTCCGTCTTCGTTGACGAATTCGATGTTGGGTTTTGAGAATATTACGCAAATTTCAAAATCAACGTATTTAATTGGTACAACTGATGGATATTATACCTTGAATATTGATGATTTGAGTTTTAAAAATTACACGGTTTTCATCACGGATATTTCAATTAATAAGCAGAATGAAACTTTAAAAAATGTTGCAATTCAAAGTGAAGGGAACTTTCGCTCGAGCGAAAATAATATCACATTGAATTACACGGTTCCGGAATACAACAAATACATCAATTCAGAATATCAATATTTATTAGAAGGTTTCCAGAACGAATGGAGTGAATGGAGCACAAAAGCGACGGTTAATTTTAAAAATCTTTCGCCTGGAAAATATACGTTTAAAGTAAGAGCAAAATACGCCAATACTATTTTAGAGAATACGGCGACTTATACATTCGTAGTTTTAAAACCTTGGTATTTGACCAATTTAGCGTGGTTTATTTATTTCTTGTTGATGTTTGTTCTGGCTTATTTTGTGAATAAAGCCTATCGAAATTATTATAGAAAACAAGAAGAGAAATTAATTGAAGAGAATAATCTTTTGCTGGAAATAAAAGAGTTAGAAAACGAACAACAATTAATGAAACTCAGAAATGAGCAATTGTCGCAAGATGTTGATAATAAAAATCGGGAATTGGCGGTTTCAACAATGAGTTTGAACAGTAAAAATGAATTACTGGCTTTTATCAAAGAAGATTTGAAAAAGACAACTCAAAATGACAGCAATAATATAAAATCAGTTATTAGTACAATCAACAAAAATATAACGGAAGATGATTCCTGGAATGTCTTTAAAGAAGCGTTTGATAATGCGGATAAAGATTTCCTGAAAAGAATCAAACAACTTCATCCGTTATTGACGCCAAACGATTTGCGTTTGTGCGCGTATCTGCGATTAAATCTTTCTTCAAAAGAGATTGCACCTTTATTTAATATATCGGTTCGAAGCGTCGAAATTAAAAGATATCGTTTGCGTAAAAAAATGGATTTACAGCATGAAGTTGGTTTAGTAGAATATATTCTGGCTGTATAG